GAGAACACCTTTTGTAAGTGTTGCACTAGCAGTATTGGAAACAGTTAATGTCAATCCGTTAAGGTTGAAGATGATTGTATTAACGCCAGCCGCGCCGGTATTTAATACAAAGTCGCCAACTGTACGGTTAGCATGTAACTGCAATCCGCCTGTTGTACCGTTAGCAGCGGTTGTGAATACGTTCAGCAATGATACGAAACCAGCTGCATCGGAGAATTCGCGTGTAGTAGTTGCTCTGAAAGCTGTGTTGATATACTCCAATGTTACCGGACCGCCTAACAACCTGGTAGTAGCACCACCAGCTGCACTGTTGATAAGGTTACCATTATTAACTCTAACCATTGAGTTAGCAGCCATTGTGATTGTGCGGATAGTACCGAGAACATTTTCGAAATCGTAGTTACCGGCATTCAGATAGAGAATTGTGTTGACTGTAACGTTCTTGGAAGCGTCAACATCAATACCGGCACCGTTATCCACGTAAAGACCAGTAACTGTAGCAGGCATTTCGTTAGCAGGAACTATAAGAGCAGCAGCCTGATAATGTAAGTTAATGTCAGTTCCTAATGTACCGAATGTAGGAACATGGCTTAAGATACCGCCATTATTTTGTCTAACAATCCAGGCACCGTCACCCATGATCAGTTTTGCATTTGCGCCGGTAGCTAAGTCACCGGTATTTGCAAGAACCAATCTCTTGGAAACTGTGAATGCGTTGTTATTTGGAGCTGCAGCTATTGTAATATTTCCAGTACCGTTAACTCGAACGTTAGGAAGAATCATACCGGCAGCGGTGGTCTGGAATGTTTTAGCTGTTGCGCCGTCAAATACAAATTCGCCGTTCTGAGCATTGGTAGCTGTAATTGAATTTGTTGTTGTAGCATTAACTGTACCAGCAGTGAAAATAAATACAGTTGTGTTGCCGAGAGCGTCGTCCATAATAACGTCAACAAGGTTCTGCTCAATTGTACCGCTTGTTAATCTTACGATACCCTGAACAGTAATTGTTGGTGTACCAACAACGCCGTCGTTATCAAATAATGTAACAGTATTGGTAGTACTGTTGAAGGTTAAGCTTGGAACAGTGATGCTTCCGCTTAAACTAACAGTAACCGGACCTGTTAAGATCATTTCTGATGCAACCGGGCCAGTGTATAAACCAGTTGTATTCCATTCAGTACCAGCATTTGTAAAGTCGAAACCTGCCAATGCTAAAGTACCTGTATTTGAGTTTGTGAAGATCTGGTTAACACCGGAATTGGAAATTAATGTAGCTGTGATACCGCCGGTATTAGCAGGATCGATGATTATTCTTGCTAATCTTGCACCGTTAGTATTAAGGCCGCCGGTTGCTCTGTACTGTAAGTAACCTTTTGTTGTAGCATCTGTTGCCAGGAATGAAGTTGTTCCGGCAGCTGTGAAATTATTTGCGGAATTCCACCAGATGTTGAAATCGTTGAAATCGAATGTTAAGCTTGCACCGGCAATATTGAATGAAGTATTTCCAAATGCCGGAACTTCAACATCCGTTGTTAAATCAACTGAACCGCCATTCTGAGCATAGTTGTACATGTCGCCAGGTGACGGAACTGCATCTGCCTGAAGACCTAAGGTAACTGTACCACTGTTAACTACTAAACCAAGGTTTGTAGGAGTATTTTTACCAATCTGCTTCAATCCGTTGATTACAACGTTACCGGTTGAAGAAACATCAAGGTTTTCAATTAATGCCTGGTCAAGAGCGTTTGTTCCGCCAACAATAGTATGGTCGCCTGTACCGGCTAAACCGAACCAGTTACCAGCATTGTTCTCGGAAACTGTACCGTAAATTGTATGAGTTGAGGTTGTTGTTGTTGTTGCAATAAGATTTGCACCAAATGGTCTTAAGTCAGCATTTCTTGCAACTTCAACATTACCAAGAATTGTTCTTGCATTGTTAACACGTACAGGGAAACCGCCAGTTGAAAGAACTGTTAAGTTTCTAACAAGGTTGTCGTCCCAAACATTGTTTGCAACGTTTTCAGCAACAGCTAGTGTTCCAAAGAATGTTAAATCGTAAATAACATTATTAGCATTGAAATCGCCTGTTCCTGCCCATGCGAATACCTGACCGTCAGGATTTCCATCAACATCGGAGTCATTCAAGTTTCTCCAGATGGAAGGTGGAGCAGCGTCGATCGGGTTGAACTGGCAAGCATTAGGAATAAATACGCCGCCTCTGAAGAGAGTTAATCTGCCTGTCCATGAAACAACTGTACCGGCAGCAACTGTAATTCTATCGATCGGTTCAGCTAATCTGACTTCGATATTGGAATATTTTCCGGTACCGCCGATTGTGTGAACATTATTATCAATTGCAGCGCCTGTCGGGTTATTTGTACCTTCGAATATAACACTACCAAGGCCTGACGAAAAGATCTGTCCGCCATTAGTAATTGTTGTTGGCGTTCCGTTACCAACCATACGGATATTGAGGTCACCTAACTGAATAGATGTATTTGCGTTAACTGTACAGCTGTTAACTATTTCAACAGAACCGTTCTGAAGAGTAAGACCTGTACCAACGCCGGATACTGTGAAATCGAATACTTTAAAGTTAGGACCGCCGGCGCAAATCTGACCCTGTCCGCCTGAGCTGAACTGGAGATTACCGGTTGTATTTGTGAAGTTACCTGATGTACGGTTGAAGTTTCCTTTTACATCAAAAGTATGAGCACCGCCAAATACAAACGCGCCAACTGCCTGAGTATAATTTCCTTGTAATACAACGTTTCCACCGGTAGTAAATGTACCGTTAGAAATATTTACGTTCTGGTTGATCTGTAATGAACCAGGTGTTGTAAACACCGCACCGGCTCCGGTAATATAAACAGAACCGGAAATAGTAGCGGGAGTACCTGTCATTGTAAGATCGCCACCAGCTGAAAGAGTAACATTACCAACGATGCTTGTTGCCGGGAAACCACCGGTAACATTGCCAGCGCCTGCAACTTCAACGCTCGGGAATGCGCCTGCGCCTGCAACAACTGCTACGCCAGCTGCATGTGAGAATTTGAACAAACCGATGTTTATTCCGTTGCTTGTAATACCGCCAACGTTGTTAACTGCACTTGTTGCCTGACCGCCATAGGTAATATCAAGATTAAATGTATTTAATTTAACTTTTGAACCTGCAGCGCCATTTTCCAAAGTATTATCAGGAGTAACGTTTGCAGATGTTTTGAAAGTTAAATTGCCGGTTAAGTTAACAGAACCGCCGGTATTGTTTTTCAACATACCATATACGTCAGATCCGCCAATGTTAACTGTTCCGGTTGAAGTATTTCTTAAAACTACAAAAGCATAATAATTAACGCCGCCAGTTGTATAAACACCAAATGTCATGTTGGTAATCGACAATGTACCGGTATTTGTATTCTGAATAAGGTTGGTTTCGTTGTTAGCAACACCATCGCTGAACAGACCAGCTTCATCAAGATCCGAAGCGGTTGTTCCGCCGTGATTGATTGCCAAACCACCCGGGAATGCTAATGTACCGGTATTTGTATTCTGAATATATGTGCCCCAAACTTCGTTACGTGAACTAAAAGTAACAGCACCATTAAATGTCATTCCGCCTGTATTGGTATTCTGAATTAAGCTTGGTGCAGCAGCAGCGCCGGCTATAGAAACTGTTCCGTTAAATACAGCAGAAGCTGCATTCGTATTCTGGATAATACCGCCAGTTGTTGCTGTTAAATTCTGTGCAACTGTTAAAGTACCGGTAGCTTTATTAATTGTTAAAGTGCTACCAGCTAAAGTTGTCTGTAATTCACCGCCTGTTGTTTGAGCTGCGGTACCATTATAAACCATTGTACGGTTGGCAGCACTATAAGTAAAAGTACCAACAACTGCACCTGCGGTTCTTGTCATGGTTAATACTGTTCCACCAACGTTAAAGCTAGCCAGACCGCTTACATCAAGTGTACCGGAAGTTAAGGTAATAGCATTGGTAGCTGTATTAGAGAAAGCACCATTGTTAATGCTAACACTCTGGACACCGGCATCAGCTGCCTGGAATGCAATGGTTTTTCCTGCGCCAGGATTAACAATAAAAGCACCGGCTACAGGACCGTTAAAGTAAACAATATTAGAAGCGTTATAGGTCTGAATGATGAAGGTCATCGATTTTGCACCGGTAAAGCTGATACCATTGGCATCGTTACCGCCGGCAACACCGTTTCCATCAAATACAGCTGACTGGTCGAAATAATATTCGCCAGCTTTTACATAAACAGTAGCACCATCCGGGAAAGCTGCATATGCGCCTTCGAAGGTTCTCTTAGGACCTGTACCCGGAGGGTTGTTTGTTGCGTTAAGACCTGTGTAGCTGTCATCACCGTCCGTCGAATTCAAATAACGAACAGTCTGACCATAGGAAAGAGAACTTAACACTAACGTTACTAATAACGTCAACGTGCCAAGTTTCAACAGGTTTTTCAAATTCATTTTTTTACTCCTAATTAGTTATTGAATAAAAACAACTTTGTTACACACACACTTTCAAACTCTTTAGTCCTTAAGTTGGTAAGAGTTCTGTCATGCTCATGTACCTCCTTTTTTAAAAGGTTAAGTTGGGAATTGTTTTTTAATTGAATTAAATAAAAAGTTAAATACATATTTTATATAGCTTTAGCCCAATTGATATATAAGTTTACTTTAAAATAAACAAAAGAATATGATTTTGTCAATCATTTCTTTAATATCAATGTTTGCAAAAAAACCAAAATTCGCAATATTTCTTTCGTATTGTTCTACCAACTGTTGCGAAAAATAATTAAACCGAGATTCCTTGTCAACATATTTTAAAAGAATTTAAAGAAAAATCGCGGTTTGTGAGCTTCGCAAAAACATCAATAAACAAAGAACAATTTATAATAATCTTGCTCTTGCTCATGTTCCTGATCATGATCAAGAGCAGGATCATGATCAAGAGCAGAATCAAGATCACGAATTAAATATTTTAAGACCGTCTTTGGTACCGCAATAAACAACTGACGCGGTGTTCAGAAATAATCCGTGTTCAACGATACCGGCTCGGGCATTAAGTAATGAATCAAGTTTAACCGGATTATCTATTTCACTAAAATCAGCATCAAGTATAAGATTGCCTTCATCGGTAATAAACTCGTTTCCGTCTTCATCATTTCTTAAAGATACTTTTGCGCCTAATGATTCAAGAAATCTTCTTTCCGACTCAACAGCGAATGGTATTACTTCAACCGGAAGAGATGATTTCTTACACAATCGATCGGACAGCTTGGTTTCATCAATAATAATAACATTACGTTTACTATTCTGCGCGACAATCTTTTCTCTAAGAAGCGCACCTCCTCCACCTTTAATAAGATTGATTACGGCAGATCCTTCTCCCGAAAAACCTGGATCAGAATTCCCTACGGTCACTTCATCGGCGCCGTCAATTGTTAAATCGACCGGGAACTGATCAAGCGAATTGCCGGTTGCCAACTGATTCAAACCAATCAACGGGAGTCCATATTCTTTAGCTGATTTTTCAGTCTTAATGGAAGTAGCGACACATTTTACATCTTTAAGTTCATTGCTTTTAATTTTACCTGCAATTACTTCTAAAGCATACTTAAAAGTAGAACCCGTTCCTAAGCCCAATATCATACCCGATTTAACCTCTTCAACGGATTTCTGTGCGGCGAGCTTTTTTAGTTCGTTTGTCGACATGCCGCAACATATGAAATTATCGTGCCACGTATAAAAGTGTGGTTATCAGCTTATTTTTCAGCTTTTTTAGATAATTATTAGTGTCGAAGGTGAATTTTTTTCGTACTGTTGAAAATATTTCGCAGGGGGTGGGGGATGATAGGACACGAATGAACACTGATCAGGTGAATTTAAACTAATATAACAACCGGGTAAATTCCTATTAATGCTCTTACTCTTGATCACAAGCATGATCATGATCAAGAGCAGGAACAAGAGCAAGAGCATGAAATATAAGATTGGTTTTCGGGTAGAGACGGGCTGCCTTGTTAATCAGTTTTAATCTTAATAACTTTTCACCCCAATTTAGATCTGTTATGATCGAGTTTGATACTAAGAAGTATTCTACGAACAAAAGACGAAGGATTGCAATAATCTATTTCATATTATTTCTGATAATTATTAACGTCATCCTCCATTTTGTGAGTAAACTGTAATAAATAATCATGCTCTTACTCATGATCGTGTTCATGATCAAGAGCATGAGCAAGATCAGGATCAAGAGCAAGATTATATAGAAAGACTGAAAATGAAAAACAGAATATATATTGAGACTTACGGCTGTCAGATGAATCTGGCGGATACGGAGCTTGTACAAGGTATCTTAAATAACAACGGATATACTATCAGCAAGGATGCCGATAACGCTGATGTAATCCTACTTAATACTTGCAGCGTAAGAGATAACGCCGAACAGAAAATATATCACCGTCTGGATCATCTTAAAAAATTCAAGAAGGAAAGGTCGGGAGCGGTTATTGGTATTTTAGGATGCATGGCAGAACGTTTAAGAAGGAATCTGATAGAAGAGAAAAAAATTGTAGATCTGGTTGTTGGTCCCGATGAATACAGACGCCTGCCGGAATTACTTGACGTAGCATTCGGCGGAGAAAAAGGAATCGGGGTTAAACTATCGCGTACGGAGACATACGATGATATAACTCCATACCGTGAAGACGGTTTAAGCGCCTGGATTTCGGCAATGAGGGGATGCGACAAGTTCTGTACATTCTGCGTAGTCCCTTTTACACGCGGAAGAGAAAGGAGCCGGTCGTTGCTATCTATAATAGAAGAGATTGAAAAGCTTTCTAGTAGAGGATTCAGGGAGGTTACTCTTCTAGGTCAGAATGTAAATTCCTATAATGATAACGGAAAAGATTTCGCGGATCTTCTTGCATCGGCAGCGGAGGTCGACCGCTCAATAAGAATAAGGTTTACTACTTCGCATCCGCAGGATCTCTCAGATAAACTTTTGCATACTATTGCCGGTCATTCAAACATCTGCAATTATATTCACCTTCCAGTTCAGTCGGGTTCGAACAGAATTCTATCGCTAATGAACAGGACATACACAGTAGAGCATTACCTGGAATTGATTGACAAAGCAAGAAAAATCATCCCAGGTGTAAGTTTCTCAACCGATATTATTTCAGGATTTCCGACGGAGACAATTGAAGACCATCTCTTAACTCTCGATGTAATGCAGAAAGTCCGTTACGACGGCGCATACATGTTCAAATATTCTCCGCGAGAAGGGACCAAAGCATATCAGATGAATGATGACGTGCCCGAGGAGACAAAGTCGAAACGGCTGAATGAAATTATTGAGATCCAGCAGAGAATATCGAACGAGATAAATCAGTCGCTCATCGGTACAGAGGAGATTATACTTATTGAAGGCGAGAGTAAAAAATCCGAACTATTTTATGCAGGAAGAACCGACACGAATAAAGTAGTTGTATTCCGGAAAAACGAAAATGTAAAAGAGGGTGATTACGCTCTGATAAAAATCAACAGGGCAACTTCGGCAACTTTGTTCGGCGATTTTATAAGTAGAACTAATTTATAGTACTTGCTTGTTTTGATTATACTCTTGATCATGCTCATGATCCTGATCATGAACAAGAGCACGATCATGAGCAAGAGAAGAGCAAGATCATGATCAAGATTTTAATGAAGACAGGTTCATTAAATTACTGAAGGGGAAATAATGTGAGGTTACCCTATTATTTAGTATTTCTTTTATTCAGTGTTTCCGTTTTGGCACAGGAAGCGGATATTACTTCTGCTCTCCGTCAGATTGAATCGGGCAATATTAAAGGTGCTGAAGCTTCATTAAAGGAAATAAAAAGATCCAGTCCCGGTGATCCTTCGGTAATTTTTCTTGATGCAGTACTGACCGTAAACGGAGAAGAAGCGCTCAAGAAGTATTCATCGGTTTACGAAAAATTTCCAAAAAGCAAATATGCCGATGCTTCCCTTTACAGAATCTTTTCATATTACTATTCTCTCGGCTATTATAAAAAAGCCGAATCCTACCTAAGCAAATTAAAATCCGATTACCCTGATTCCCCGTATTTAAAATCGGCCGATAGAAACATACCCGATTCCGAGGAAGTAATTGAAATCACAAAAACTGAAGAATCCCTTCCTGTAAAATACAATTACACGATTCAAGCCGGCGCCTTTCTTAACGTTGATAATGCGAAGAGATTGGAAGAGCAGATTAAATCGGACGGATATCCGGCAGAAATTACTACCAAGGAAATCGGCGGAAGTATTCTGAATGTTGTTACTGTCGGAAAATTAGCTAAAGAAGAAGAAGCTCTTCCCCTTCTTGAGTACCTGTCGAAGAAATATAATCTAACCGGCAGGGTAATCAGTTCAACAGAATAACAAGCAGGGCACGAATAAACGCGGATCGGGCGAATTTGCACGGATTTAAATATTCGGAATGGTTGGTTTATTTCGAGTTGAAGAGTGTTCTAATCCCTATTAAGTATCAAAACATTTCTTATTTTTAAACACTCAATTATACAATTATAAATGCAGATAGAAGACTTTCAAAAAAAATTTGGTATAATCGGCAAATCGAAAGAGATCCGCGATCTTATCGATATTACAATGCAGGTTGCACAGTCCGATATCTCCGTCCTTATAACCGGCGAAAGCGGTGTTGGAAAGGAAGTATTTGCGCAGGCGATTCATAGCTACAGTAAGCGCGCTAATAAGGAACTTGTAAGTGTAAATTGCGGTGCCATACCGGAAAGTCTTTTAGAGAGCGAGCTTTTCGGACATAAAAAAGGATCTTTCACGGGCGCAGTAGATGACCGGAAGGGATATTTTGAAATTGCCGACGGCGGAACTCTCTTCCTCGATGAGATTGCCGAGATGGCTTTAACAACGCAGGTTAAACTTCTTCGTGTTTTAGAAACGAAGGAGTTTATGAGAATCGGAAGCGAATCAGTTACCAAAGTTGATGTAAGAATAATTGCAGCAACGAATAAAGATCTTCAAAGAGAAGTCGACTCAAAAAAATTCCGTAATGATTTATTTTTCAGATTGAAAGCAGTATCAATCAACATTCCCCCGTTACGAAAGCGCCGGGGTGACATAATTGAGCTTACAAATCATTTTGTTAAAAACTATTCTTCGATAAACAACATTCCCCTGCCCAAACTTACAAATGAGGCAACCGAACTATTAATCAATTACGACTGGCCCGGAAACATAAGAGAATTAAAAAATGTAATTGAGTCTGCTATTGCACTTAACAAGACCGGACTTCTAGAAGCCGAATCGTTCATTCCGCTACTATCCCGATATCTGCCTGATGAAGAACTCAGAAATCTTCCCGTTCATATTAACCGTCCTGCCGATGTACTTGACAGAGAAATGATTTACCGTGCACTAATAGAAATTAAGAAAGACCTGATAGACCTTAAGCAGCTTGCATTAAGGAACGAAACGGATTTGCCGGGCTACGAAATGCCTGCCAAAAATGATGAGATAGTTCCCCTCGATGAACTTGAAAAGAATGCGATTATAAACGCTTTAAAAAACACTCACTATAACCGCAGGAAAGCGGCAAAGCTGCTTAACATCAGCGAACGGACACTATACAGAAAAATCAAAGAATATGGGATGGAATAAAAACAGAGTTACTCTGTCAATAATATTTGCGGCAGGGATTATTTTTTTAAATGCCTGCAGTTACTCCTTCACGGGTGCATCTGTACCTCCGCATTTAAAAACAATTGCCGTCCCCTTATTCGTCGACCGGAGCGGATCGGGCGAGTTCGACCTGAGTGAAAAGCTTACGAACGGGCTGATAAGAAAATTTATTGAAGACAATACATTAAGTGTTTCCGACAGGCTGAAATCCGACTCAATACTTGAAGGAACTGTTGTTTCAATCTCCGACGCGCCGGCAGTTGTATCCGGAGGCGGAACGGAAAATATTACTTCGCGGAGAATTACAATTACAATCAGGGTAATTTACAGAGACCTTGTAAAACGGCTTACAATATTCGAAAGAAACTTTTCAAATTACGGCGATTACCCTGTGGGAGGCGGCGGAGATATTACTACAATCCGCAGACAGGCAATAGACAACGCGGTTGAAAAGATAACAGAGGATATTCTGCTGGGGGTTGTTTCGAACTGGTAATAAAATTAATAAAATGATTCTATATTCAATTAAAGAGCATCAACGGAATTTAAAATGGAAGTAAATGAAATAATTCTATTCGCTTATATCTTCTCTATGCTGGTTCTCCTTTTCTTCAGCAGTCACGGATTTGTAATGATGTACCTTCATTATAAATACCGGATGAATCACCCCCGTTCAAAAAGCGAACATGAGGAGGCGCATGTAACAATTCAGCTTCCGATGTATAACGAACTCTATGTTGTTGAGAGACTAATAAATTCAGTTTGCGAGATTGAGTATCCCAAAGAGAAACTTGAAATACAGGTTCTGGATGATTCAACGGATGAGACTGTGGATGTTGTTGCGCAGATAGTGAAGAAGAAACAGGATGAAGGGTTCGACATCAAGCATATCCGCAGATCGAGCCGGGAAGGATTTAAAGCAGGCGCATTGAAAGAAGGATTGAAAACTGCAAAGGGTGAATTCATTGCAATTTTTGACGCAGACTT
This Melioribacteraceae bacterium DNA region includes the following protein-coding sequences:
- a CDS encoding LptE family protein; translation: MGWNKNRVTLSIIFAAGIIFLNACSYSFTGASVPPHLKTIAVPLFVDRSGSGEFDLSEKLTNGLIRKFIEDNTLSVSDRLKSDSILEGTVVSISDAPAVVSGGGTENITSRRITITIRVIYRDLVKRLTIFERNFSNYGDYPVGGGGDITTIRRQAIDNAVEKITEDILLGVVSNW
- the rpiA gene encoding ribose-5-phosphate isomerase RpiA, translating into MSTNELKKLAAQKSVEEVKSGMILGLGTGSTFKYALEVIAGKIKSNELKDVKCVATSIKTEKSAKEYGLPLIGLNQLATGNSLDQFPVDLTIDGADEVTVGNSDPGFSGEGSAVINLIKGGGGALLREKIVAQNSKRNVIIIDETKLSDRLCKKSSLPVEVIPFAVESERRFLESLGAKVSLRNDEDGNEFITDEGNLILDADFSEIDNPVKLDSLLNARAGIVEHGLFLNTASVVYCGTKDGLKIFNS
- a CDS encoding sigma-54 dependent transcriptional regulator yields the protein MQIEDFQKKFGIIGKSKEIRDLIDITMQVAQSDISVLITGESGVGKEVFAQAIHSYSKRANKELVSVNCGAIPESLLESELFGHKKGSFTGAVDDRKGYFEIADGGTLFLDEIAEMALTTQVKLLRVLETKEFMRIGSESVTKVDVRIIAATNKDLQREVDSKKFRNDLFFRLKAVSINIPPLRKRRGDIIELTNHFVKNYSSINNIPLPKLTNEATELLINYDWPGNIRELKNVIESAIALNKTGLLEAESFIPLLSRYLPDEELRNLPVHINRPADVLDREMIYRALIEIKKDLIDLKQLALRNETDLPGYEMPAKNDEIVPLDELEKNAIINALKNTHYNRRKAAKLLNISERTLYRKIKEYGME
- a CDS encoding T9SS type A sorting domain-containing protein, which produces MNLKNLLKLGTLTLLVTLVLSSLSYGQTVRYLNSTDGDDSYTGLNATNNPPGTGPKRTFEGAYAAFPDGATVYVKAGEYYFDQSAVFDGNGVAGGNDANGISFTGAKSMTFIIQTYNASNIVYFNGPVAGAFIVNPGAGKTIAFQAADAGVQSVSINNGAFSNTATNAITLTSGTLDVSGLASFNVGGTVLTMTRTAGAVVGTFTYSAANRTMVYNGTAAQTTGGELQTTLAGSTLTINKATGTLTVAQNLTATTGGIIQNTNAASAVFNGTVSIAGAAAAPSLIQNTNTGGMTFNGAVTFSSRNEVWGTYIQNTNTGTLAFPGGLAINHGGTTASDLDEAGLFSDGVANNETNLIQNTNTGTLSITNMTFGVYTTGGVNYYAFVVLRNTSTGTVNIGGSDVYGMLKNNTGGSVNLTGNLTFKTSANVTPDNTLENGAAGSKVKLNTFNLDITYGGQATSAVNNVGGITSNGINIGLFKFSHAAGVAVVAGAGAFPSVEVAGAGNVTGGFPATSIVGNVTLSAGGDLTMTGTPATISGSVYITGAGAVFTTPGSLQINQNVNISNGTFTTGGNVVLQGNYTQAVGAFVFGGAHTFDVKGNFNRTSGNFTNTTGNLQFSSGGQGQICAGGPNFKVFDFTVSGVGTGLTLQNGSVEIVNSCTVNANTSIQLGDLNIRMVGNGTPTTITNGGQIFSSGLGSVIFEGTNNPTGAAIDNNVHTIGGTGKYSNIEVRLAEPIDRITVAAGTVVSWTGRLTLFRGGVFIPNACQFNPIDAAPPSIWRNLNDSDVDGNPDGQVFAWAGTGDFNANNVIYDLTFFGTLAVAENVANNVWDDNLVRNLTVLSTGGFPVRVNNARTILGNVEVARNADLRPFGANLIATTTTTSTHTIYGTVSENNAGNWFGLAGTGDHTIVGGTNALDQALIENLDVSSTGNVVINGLKQIGKNTPTNLGLVVNSGTVTLGLQADAVPSPGDMYNYAQNGGSVDLTTDVEVPAFGNTSFNIAGASLTFDFNDFNIWWNSANNFTAAGTTSFLATDATTKGYLQYRATGGLNTNGARLARIIIDPANTGGITATLISNSGVNQIFTNSNTGTLALAGFDFTNAGTEWNTTGLYTGPVASEMILTGPVTVSLSGSITVPSLTFNSTTNTVTLFDNDGVVGTPTITVQGIVRLTSGTIEQNLVDVIMDDALGNTTVFIFTAGTVNATTTNSITATNAQNGEFVFDGATAKTFQTTAAGMILPNVRVNGTGNITIAAAPNNNAFTVSKRLVLANTGDLATGANAKLIMGDGAWIVRQNNGGILSHVPTFGTLGTDINLHYQAAALIVPANEMPATVTGLYVDNGAGIDVDASKNVTVNTILYLNAGNYDFENVLGTIRTITMAANSMVRVNNGNLINSAAGGATTRLLGGPVTLEYINTAFRATTTREFSDAAGFVSLLNVFTTAANGTTGGLQLHANRTVGDFVLNTGAAGVNTIIFNLNGLTLTVSNTASATLTKGVLSSLNEVTDIYTYATLASNGPVTSTANATVYNTNITAPTMTLAGTFGRMDHDLDGAANNVLPAGFPTSTISGDATVANYAGNLVITGNTVINGAYTNGTITTQGNVTVSATGSLNATSNIVWTGATNATLTVPAAGTTVGSLTFNKTNNTNTVTLAGGNIAQVRNGGALTTFVNGLFIVPDPLVFTMNQPNWGGGQGFTRVGVTGTNISHVVGHVAKVSFNAGGPGLGASSESRFEFPVGTTTLYRPVALTFNPSFGLPTMPNSTFTVNHVNSNPGGAVALPIVDGVATGIDVARYPAFYWTIASAPSSIGPSTLFDLELTARGFTDFDDINNVRIIRRHGLVTDLTNQWLFQGTIGVPYDNEVNDGVPSIIQKNANAGLRLGGAVFTLGLKSNMSIKTAIPKQWLVLSQGEKSYNLANVFEGNVGSLTFTAQSSNGTILTTAITGSTLKITPVAIGDAVVTIIASDAANNDFFAYSFDVNVGLTDVEEVAEIPTEFSLSQNYPNPFNPTTNIKFGLPKESNVTLRIFNILGEEVATLVNKVMPAGFHTINFDASRMTSGMYIYRIEADNFVQVKKMLLMK
- a CDS encoding SPOR domain-containing protein — translated: MRLPYYLVFLLFSVSVLAQEADITSALRQIESGNIKGAEASLKEIKRSSPGDPSVIFLDAVLTVNGEEALKKYSSVYEKFPKSKYADASLYRIFSYYYSLGYYKKAESYLSKLKSDYPDSPYLKSADRNIPDSEEVIEITKTEESLPVKYNYTIQAGAFLNVDNAKRLEEQIKSDGYPAEITTKEIGGSILNVVTVGKLAKEEEALPLLEYLSKKYNLTGRVISSTE
- the miaB gene encoding tRNA (N6-isopentenyl adenosine(37)-C2)-methylthiotransferase MiaB; the protein is MKNRIYIETYGCQMNLADTELVQGILNNNGYTISKDADNADVILLNTCSVRDNAEQKIYHRLDHLKKFKKERSGAVIGILGCMAERLRRNLIEEKKIVDLVVGPDEYRRLPELLDVAFGGEKGIGVKLSRTETYDDITPYREDGLSAWISAMRGCDKFCTFCVVPFTRGRERSRSLLSIIEEIEKLSSRGFREVTLLGQNVNSYNDNGKDFADLLASAAEVDRSIRIRFTTSHPQDLSDKLLHTIAGHSNICNYIHLPVQSGSNRILSLMNRTYTVEHYLELIDKARKIIPGVSFSTDIISGFPTETIEDHLLTLDVMQKVRYDGAYMFKYSPREGTKAYQMNDDVPEETKSKRLNEIIEIQQRISNEINQSLIGTEEIILIEGESKKSELFYAGRTDTNKVVVFRKNENVKEGDYALIKINRATSATLFGDFISRTNL